From one Desulfurobacterium thermolithotrophum DSM 11699 genomic stretch:
- a CDS encoding ArsR/SmtB family transcription factor: MVLLSEISKGELIRKAEILKVLGHPERLAILFLVYDKELCVKELMKELQISQPKVSQHVGLMKELGILSFHKEGTKVLYKLDNPEVREIIDTLLKFV, encoded by the coding sequence ATGGTTTTACTTAGCGAAATCTCAAAAGGTGAGCTTATTAGAAAAGCAGAAATTCTCAAGGTTTTAGGTCATCCTGAAAGGTTAGCAATCCTTTTCCTAGTTTACGACAAAGAACTTTGTGTTAAAGAATTAATGAAGGAACTCCAAATTTCTCAACCAAAAGTTTCACAACATGTCGGTTTAATGAAAGAGTTAGGAATTTTATCTTTTCATAAAGAGGGGACAAAAGTTTTATATAAATTAGATAATCCAGAAGTAAGAGAAATTATTGATACTCTACTCAAATTTGTATAA
- a CDS encoding nickel-dependent hydrogenase large subunit: protein MAKRVVIDPVTRIEGHLRIEVVPENGYVKNAYSSAQMWRGLEVILQGRNPDDAWMFVQRICGVCTTVHALASVRSVENALQLEIPYNAQMIRNIIIAAHALHDHIVHFYHLSALDWVDIVSALKADPQKAAKIAESYQDWKLNGASVFKAVQDKLRKFVESGQLGPFANGYWGHPAMKLSPEVNLIAVTHYLQALDYQRKATQAVAILGGKFPHIQNLAVGGVSTAINLDNEATLNMERLYYIKQLLEEVREFVHNCYLPDVIAISAFYKEWLNYGRGVDNYLAVPDLPQDTKGEVFDLPGGTIIGGNLSTVKPIKSFNDPYFINNVAENITHSWYKGDWTRHPWEEDTIPEYTGMPGGYVDGNEKYSWSKAPRFRHNGNYIPMQVGPLAQVLVGYAQGHKLTKKYVDQALSMLSSLAGTKADINALQSTPGRHIARAIRAQMLSDLALKQWEQLVDNVGRGDYEIFNPPSYPAGEIKGCGFHEAPRGTLSHWCVIENGKLKNYQAVVPSTWNASPRDGKGQMGPYEASLIGNPIAEPEKPLEVLRTVHSFDPCIACAVHMVDTEGEEIVKVKAL from the coding sequence ATGGCTAAAAGAGTAGTAATTGATCCTGTTACAAGAATTGAGGGTCACCTTAGAATAGAAGTTGTACCCGAAAATGGATATGTAAAAAATGCTTATTCTTCAGCTCAAATGTGGAGAGGATTAGAAGTAATCCTTCAAGGAAGAAATCCAGATGATGCTTGGATGTTTGTTCAAAGGATCTGTGGAGTTTGTACTACAGTCCACGCATTAGCTTCTGTTAGATCAGTAGAAAATGCTCTTCAACTTGAAATTCCTTACAACGCTCAAATGATAAGAAATATCATTATTGCCGCTCACGCACTTCACGACCACATTGTTCACTTTTATCATCTTTCAGCTCTTGACTGGGTAGATATAGTTTCAGCTCTTAAAGCAGATCCTCAAAAAGCAGCAAAAATTGCTGAAAGTTATCAAGATTGGAAGCTTAATGGTGCTTCTGTATTTAAAGCAGTTCAGGATAAACTAAGAAAATTTGTTGAAAGTGGTCAGCTTGGCCCTTTTGCTAATGGTTACTGGGGACACCCAGCAATGAAACTTTCACCAGAAGTTAACCTTATTGCTGTTACTCACTATCTACAAGCTCTTGATTATCAAAGAAAAGCTACTCAAGCAGTAGCTATTCTTGGTGGCAAGTTTCCTCACATCCAAAACCTTGCAGTTGGTGGTGTATCTACAGCTATTAACCTTGACAACGAAGCAACTCTTAACATGGAAAGACTTTACTACATTAAGCAACTTCTTGAAGAAGTTAGAGAATTTGTTCATAACTGCTATCTTCCTGATGTAATTGCTATTTCTGCTTTCTATAAAGAGTGGCTTAACTATGGTAGAGGAGTTGATAACTATCTTGCTGTTCCTGATCTTCCTCAAGATACGAAAGGTGAAGTGTTTGATCTTCCAGGTGGAACAATTATAGGAGGAAACCTATCAACAGTTAAGCCAATTAAGAGCTTTAACGACCCTTACTTTATTAACAATGTTGCAGAAAATATTACTCATTCCTGGTATAAAGGCGACTGGACTAGACATCCTTGGGAAGAAGATACAATTCCTGAATATACAGGTATGCCAGGTGGTTATGTTGATGGAAACGAAAAGTATTCTTGGTCTAAAGCTCCAAGATTTAGACATAACGGTAATTATATTCCAATGCAAGTTGGTCCACTTGCGCAAGTTCTTGTTGGATATGCCCAAGGACATAAACTCACTAAGAAGTACGTTGACCAAGCTCTTTCAATGCTTAGCAGCTTAGCAGGAACAAAAGCAGATATAAATGCTCTTCAATCTACACCAGGAAGACATATTGCAAGAGCTATAAGAGCTCAGATGTTATCCGATCTTGCTCTAAAACAGTGGGAGCAGTTAGTTGATAACGTAGGAAGAGGAGACTACGAAATTTTCAACCCACCATCTTATCCTGCTGGAGAAATTAAAGGTTGTGGATTCCACGAAGCGCCAAGAGGAACACTTTCTCACTGGTGCGTAATAGAAAATGGAAAACTTAAAAATTATCAAGCAGTAGTTCCTTCTACATGGAATGCATCTCCAAGAGATGGAAAAGGTCAAATGGGACCATACGAAGCATCTTTAATTGGTAATCCAATAGCTGAACCTGAAAAGCCACTTGAAGTTCTTAGAACAGTTCACTCATTTGACCCTTGTATTGCTTGTGCTGTTCACATGGTTGACACTGAAGGAGAAGAAATAGTTAAAGTTAAAGCTCTTTAA
- a CDS encoding hydrogenase small subunit, whose protein sequence is MDRGIFLGGIPGTTSRRGFLRACAIATAAMGLPMEMVSKVAEAAKDPERPRVIWLHFQECTGCTMSLLEASHPDIASLILDLISLDYQETLMVAAGEQAEENLHKAIEEGNYILVVEGGIPLKDDGVYCKVAGKTAVESLKKAAEKAVAIIAIGTCSAYGGIQAAKPNPTGAVGVQDIIKDKPIINVPGCPPNPHNFLSTILYYLTFKKLPPTDRWGRPLFAYGRKIHDHCERRPHFDEGRFVEQFGDIGHQLGYCLYKVGCKGPETYSNCPVIRFNDVEVWPVSVGNGCYGCTEPNFWDTMAPFHDRLPNIKIPGAGIQASATEFGKAALGVTAAAIAIHAGIGVAKRLATGSKSEE, encoded by the coding sequence ATGGATAGAGGCATTTTTTTGGGGGGTATACCTGGAACCACCTCCCGTAGGGGATTCCTCAGAGCTTGTGCCATTGCAACAGCTGCCATGGGACTACCTATGGAAATGGTTTCAAAAGTGGCAGAAGCTGCTAAGGATCCTGAAAGACCACGTGTAATTTGGCTTCATTTTCAAGAATGTACAGGATGTACTATGAGTTTATTAGAAGCTTCTCATCCTGATATAGCTTCTCTCATCTTAGATCTCATTTCTCTTGACTATCAAGAAACTCTTATGGTAGCAGCTGGAGAACAAGCTGAGGAAAATCTTCACAAGGCTATTGAAGAAGGAAACTACATTCTTGTAGTCGAAGGAGGTATTCCTCTTAAAGATGATGGAGTTTATTGTAAAGTTGCAGGAAAAACTGCTGTTGAAAGTCTTAAGAAAGCTGCAGAAAAAGCAGTTGCAATAATAGCTATTGGTACTTGTTCTGCTTATGGAGGAATTCAAGCAGCTAAACCCAATCCAACCGGTGCTGTAGGTGTTCAGGATATCATTAAGGATAAGCCTATTATTAACGTTCCTGGTTGTCCTCCAAACCCACACAACTTCCTTTCAACAATTCTTTACTACCTAACATTTAAGAAACTTCCACCTACAGATAGATGGGGAAGACCTCTCTTTGCATATGGTAGAAAAATTCACGACCATTGTGAAAGAAGACCACACTTTGATGAAGGTAGATTTGTTGAACAGTTTGGAGATATTGGACATCAGCTTGGATATTGTCTTTATAAAGTTGGTTGTAAAGGTCCTGAAACCTACTCCAACTGTCCAGTTATCAGATTTAACGATGTAGAAGTATGGCCAGTATCCGTTGGTAACGGTTGCTATGGATGTACAGAACCAAACTTCTGGGATACAATGGCTCCATTCCACGATAGATTACCAAACATAAAAATACCTGGCGCAGGTATTCAAGCAAGTGCTACAGAATTTGGTAAAGCCGCTCTTGGTGTTACAGCAGCCGCAATAGCAATTCATGCCGGTATTGGTGTAGCAAAGAGACTTGCTACAGGTTCTAAATCAGAAGAGTAA
- the hypF gene encoding carbamoyltransferase HypF, whose amino-acid sequence MEKIANLKIRITGVVQGVGFRPFVYRLATELGLKGYVLNSESGVVIEVEGEKEKLEEFLLRLQEEKPPISKIYSLEYKFLPKKHYLSFEIRKSEKSGKIQVSVLPDLATCEDCLRELFNLNDRRYRYPFINCTNCGPRFTIIERLPYDRPNTTMKEFKMCNLCKREYEDPSNRRFHAQPNACPICGPYVTFVNEKKEKIAEKEDAIRLTIEYLEKGKIIALKGLGGFHLICDATNEKAVKELRKRKQREEKPFAVMFPDFETTKKYAYISSLEKRALKSVESPIVILEKKENTDLAYSISPENKTIGAFLPYTPLHHIILKDFGKPIVATSANLTDEPIIKENEEAISIIGKIADAALIHNRRIARRCDDSVVRIMAGRQIPIRRSRGFAPLPVILPFELKRPVLALGVHMKNTIAVAKGNKVYISQHIGDIDNPKAERFFEEVIKDMLSLFEVEPQVVVCDRHPFYYSTKFGEKRFKEKLVKVYHHHAHIISVMAENEVPLKEKVIGLAFDGTGYGKDGTIWGGEFLIAEYTKFERAFHLKTFKLPGGDKAVKEPYRVAVSLLLEAGIDPETILKKVEKRKIRFIRQMIEKEINTATTSSMGRLFDGVAAILGIRNVVSYHAQAAILLEQIALNSQEKEYYQFDILNKEIDWKPVITQTIKDLKKGVSISCIAKKFHNTIVEIGLQVSLSLREKFGINIVAFSGGVFQNKILTESLTKRLEKENFRVLLHQLVPPNDGGISLGQAVYGGLFEKNY is encoded by the coding sequence ATGGAAAAAATTGCAAATCTAAAAATTCGTATTACTGGTGTTGTTCAAGGCGTTGGCTTTCGTCCCTTCGTTTATAGACTTGCAACAGAACTTGGTCTAAAAGGTTACGTCTTAAACTCAGAATCTGGTGTTGTAATTGAAGTAGAAGGAGAAAAAGAAAAATTAGAAGAATTTCTTCTAAGACTTCAAGAAGAAAAACCTCCTATATCAAAGATATATAGTCTTGAATACAAGTTCCTTCCTAAAAAGCACTATTTATCCTTTGAAATTAGGAAAAGTGAAAAAAGTGGAAAAATTCAAGTTTCCGTCCTTCCAGACCTTGCTACTTGTGAAGATTGTTTAAGAGAGCTCTTTAATTTAAATGACCGTAGGTATAGATATCCATTCATAAACTGTACAAATTGTGGTCCTCGATTCACAATCATCGAAAGGCTCCCTTATGATCGACCAAATACTACAATGAAAGAATTTAAAATGTGTAATCTTTGCAAAAGAGAATACGAAGATCCTTCAAACAGGCGCTTTCATGCTCAGCCTAATGCCTGTCCGATTTGTGGTCCTTATGTTACTTTTGTTAATGAAAAAAAAGAAAAAATTGCTGAAAAAGAAGATGCCATAAGGTTAACTATTGAGTATTTAGAAAAAGGAAAAATAATAGCTTTAAAAGGTCTTGGAGGATTTCATCTTATCTGTGATGCTACAAACGAAAAAGCAGTAAAGGAACTTAGAAAAAGAAAACAAAGAGAGGAAAAACCTTTTGCTGTCATGTTTCCAGATTTTGAAACGACAAAAAAGTATGCTTATATATCTTCCTTAGAGAAAAGAGCCTTAAAGTCTGTAGAATCGCCAATTGTAATTTTAGAAAAGAAAGAAAATACAGATTTAGCCTATTCTATATCTCCTGAAAACAAAACTATTGGCGCGTTTCTTCCATATACTCCGCTTCACCATATAATTCTTAAAGACTTTGGAAAGCCTATAGTTGCTACAAGTGCTAATCTAACTGATGAACCAATAATAAAAGAAAACGAAGAAGCTATTAGTATCATAGGTAAAATAGCAGATGCTGCTTTAATTCATAACAGGCGTATTGCAAGACGATGCGATGATTCAGTTGTCCGAATAATGGCAGGAAGACAAATTCCAATAAGACGTTCAAGAGGTTTTGCGCCTCTTCCTGTTATTTTGCCATTTGAATTAAAAAGACCAGTTCTTGCTCTCGGTGTTCATATGAAAAATACAATAGCAGTTGCAAAAGGAAACAAAGTCTATATCTCTCAGCATATAGGAGACATAGATAACCCAAAAGCTGAACGTTTTTTTGAAGAAGTCATAAAAGATATGTTAAGTTTATTCGAGGTTGAACCTCAAGTTGTTGTTTGTGATCGCCATCCATTTTATTACTCTACAAAGTTTGGAGAGAAAAGATTTAAAGAAAAATTAGTAAAAGTTTATCATCACCATGCTCACATAATTTCTGTAATGGCTGAAAATGAAGTTCCTTTAAAAGAAAAAGTTATTGGTCTTGCCTTTGATGGAACAGGATACGGGAAAGACGGCACTATATGGGGGGGAGAATTCTTAATTGCAGAGTATACTAAGTTTGAAAGAGCTTTTCACTTAAAGACCTTTAAACTTCCAGGAGGAGACAAAGCAGTTAAGGAACCTTACAGAGTAGCAGTTTCTTTACTATTAGAAGCAGGAATAGATCCCGAAACCATTCTTAAAAAGGTAGAAAAAAGGAAAATAAGATTTATAAGACAAATGATAGAAAAGGAAATAAACACAGCTACTACATCAAGTATGGGAAGACTTTTTGATGGAGTGGCTGCTATTCTCGGAATAAGAAATGTTGTCTCTTACCATGCACAAGCAGCAATTCTTTTAGAACAGATTGCTTTAAATTCTCAAGAAAAAGAGTACTATCAATTTGATATTTTAAACAAGGAAATAGATTGGAAACCTGTAATTACACAAACCATTAAAGATTTAAAAAAAGGAGTATCTATTTCCTGTATTGCAAAAAAATTTCACAACACCATCGTTGAAATAGGATTACAAGTATCCTTATCTTTAAGAGAAAAATTTGGAATTAATATAGTAGCTTTCTCTGGTGGTGTTTTCCAAAATAAAATTTTAACAGAAAGTCTCACAAAGAGATTAGAAAAGGAAAACTTTAGAGTTCTTCTTCACCAGTTGGTCCCACCAAATGATGGAGGAATTTCCTTAGGACAAGCTGTTTACGGAGGTTTGTTTGAGAAAAATTATTAA
- the cybH gene encoding Ni/Fe-hydrogenase, b-type cytochrome subunit, whose translation MAVFEKKYVWSILFRLFHWSFALSIFALVVTGLYINWPWTNTWMESSHQFTMAYMRWIHFLAGMIFICAVIARIYLWFFGNKYEKLWDFLPITGRNIKNLFSTLLYYAYLTDHHEHRLGHNALAGSSYFLTIILSIVQLITGLYLLYPENNLWVSLGSIFGTQQEARFIHHILNWYFAWFAMVHIYIVIWNDIKSPEGLISSIFDGFKFAHKE comes from the coding sequence ATGGCTGTTTTTGAAAAGAAATATGTGTGGAGCATACTATTTAGACTCTTTCACTGGTCTTTTGCTCTATCAATTTTTGCATTAGTCGTTACGGGACTTTATATCAACTGGCCATGGACAAATACTTGGATGGAAAGTAGTCATCAGTTCACAATGGCATATATGAGATGGATTCACTTCTTAGCAGGTATGATCTTTATCTGCGCTGTTATCGCAAGAATATACCTTTGGTTCTTTGGTAATAAGTATGAAAAACTGTGGGATTTTCTTCCTATAACAGGAAGAAATATCAAAAATCTATTCTCTACACTTCTTTACTATGCCTATCTTACCGATCACCATGAGCATAGACTCGGGCACAACGCTCTTGCTGGAAGTTCCTATTTTCTAACAATAATCCTTTCAATTGTTCAGCTTATTACAGGGCTATACCTACTCTACCCAGAAAATAACCTATGGGTTTCTTTAGGATCAATTTTTGGAACACAGCAAGAAGCAAGATTTATTCACCATATTCTTAACTGGTACTTTGCTTGGTTTGCAATGGTTCACATTTACATTGTTATTTGGAACGATATTAAAAGTCCTGAAGGACTTATTTCTTCTATCTTCGACGGATTCAAGTTTGCTCACAAAGAATAA
- a CDS encoding HypC/HybG/HupF family hydrogenase formation chaperone — protein MCVGVPMKIVEINYPMAIAEAKGVKRNISLMLLPEDRVKVGDYVMVHVGNAIEVIDEKEAKEIWEALDEVMTALNEEEG, from the coding sequence ATGTGTGTAGGTGTACCTATGAAAATTGTTGAAATAAATTATCCAATGGCTATCGCTGAAGCTAAGGGTGTAAAAAGAAACATTAGTCTTATGCTGCTACCAGAAGACAGAGTAAAAGTTGGAGATTATGTTATGGTTCATGTTGGAAATGCCATAGAGGTAATAGATGAAAAGGAAGCTAAAGAGATATGGGAAGCCCTTGATGAAGTAATGACAGCTCTTAATGAAGAGGAAGGATAG
- a CDS encoding HyaD/HybD family hydrogenase maturation endopeptidase: MEKIGIMGVGNILLQDEGFGVKALYVIKSKYEFPENVVLIDGGTAGIFLSSEIDSLDKLLIIDVVKAKGEPGEIKIYEKEDFFIDKLPLKLSPHQLGLQEVLLLNEVKGSCPKEIKLIGIIPKSIEAGTTLTPELEKKIPEVEKLVIETLKNWGIEPKEKEKSENPDIWWERKCKEV; this comes from the coding sequence GTGGAAAAAATTGGGATAATGGGAGTCGGAAATATTTTATTGCAAGATGAAGGTTTTGGAGTTAAAGCTCTTTATGTTATAAAATCAAAATATGAATTTCCCGAAAATGTAGTTTTAATAGATGGTGGAACTGCTGGTATTTTTTTATCGTCAGAAATTGATAGTTTGGATAAACTTCTCATTATAGATGTTGTAAAAGCGAAAGGTGAACCTGGAGAAATAAAAATTTATGAAAAAGAAGACTTCTTTATAGATAAATTGCCCTTAAAGCTTTCTCCACATCAACTTGGTCTTCAGGAAGTTTTACTCTTAAACGAAGTAAAGGGAAGTTGTCCTAAGGAAATTAAATTAATTGGAATAATTCCTAAATCTATAGAAGCCGGAACGACACTCACTCCTGAATTAGAAAAGAAAATACCTGAAGTTGAAAAATTAGTTATTGAAACATTAAAAAATTGGGGAATTGAACCAAAAGAAAAAGAAAAAAGTGAAAATCCAGATATTTGGTGGGAAAGGAAATGTAAGGAGGTTTAG
- a CDS encoding 4Fe-4S binding protein, translating to MFFFGDNFDFDSSDIKIKIGFFHFSSCSGCQVAFLDMFEDLVEILDTVELAYSSWLTKKREIPKLHIAFVEGALCIEDKRHLNLAKELAEKANIIVTVGGCASFGGVRRLSIGNQAPQPSHQSFIPLTEVELLRPKIKYAIPGCPPNPSLLYNFMIALLEVNDDFLQPFEFMANSKDASGYDIVKEIINKGLCTGCGTCVTACSSQAMGFNFQYNKPTFNPELCVHCGSCLAACPQSFKPYPQPVYS from the coding sequence ATGTTCTTCTTTGGCGATAACTTTGATTTTGATAGTTCCGATATAAAAATCAAAATTGGTTTTTTTCACTTTTCAAGCTGCTCAGGATGTCAAGTAGCTTTTTTAGATATGTTTGAAGATCTTGTAGAAATTCTTGATACAGTAGAACTTGCTTATTCTAGTTGGTTAACAAAAAAAAGAGAGATTCCAAAACTTCATATTGCCTTTGTTGAGGGAGCTCTCTGTATAGAAGATAAAAGACACTTAAATTTAGCAAAAGAACTTGCTGAAAAAGCAAACATAATAGTTACTGTTGGTGGATGTGCTTCATTTGGAGGTGTAAGAAGGTTAAGTATTGGCAACCAAGCACCACAACCATCTCATCAGTCTTTTATTCCTCTAACAGAAGTTGAACTCTTAAGACCAAAAATTAAATATGCTATTCCTGGTTGTCCTCCAAATCCTTCTTTACTTTATAACTTTATGATAGCTTTGCTAGAAGTTAATGATGATTTTCTTCAACCTTTTGAGTTTATGGCAAATTCTAAAGATGCTTCAGGCTACGACATAGTTAAAGAAATAATTAACAAAGGGTTATGTACTGGATGTGGAACATGCGTTACTGCTTGTTCTTCTCAAGCTATGGGATTTAACTTTCAATATAATAAACCTACCTTTAATCCTGAGCTCTGTGTGCACTGTGGCTCGTGTCTAGCTGCGTGTCCACAGAGTTTTAAACCATATCCTCAACCAGTTTATAGTTAG
- a CDS encoding Coenzyme F420 hydrogenase/dehydrogenase, beta subunit C-terminal domain: MIRLDKQFLFGKFKGIFEIYCKEENPLHFVLKKMLEKELIDGIIGTTQDETGIRPKLFVNSDNLELSYISFNGGQISLLKKAIQKYQLKKIAVVAPSCILDGLNKTQYYGIGCNWVKTAIALKIGILCLGVATEESLKYEVLDIAQKKSKVRRSYVAEEGFILETVEGTKIKVDMETHHHYVNSACKYCLNLSARGSDITYVPLEDKRRAIFIIRSERGWRTLSIVQKAFSQKLQFKFLNYNDVKYLENLLRKKVILNIDNILERVDMGLPVPKWNNNRFRRFYRIWNSISEINIEEEVF; encoded by the coding sequence ATGATAAGGTTGGATAAGCAGTTTCTTTTTGGAAAATTCAAGGGTATTTTTGAAATTTACTGTAAAGAAGAAAATCCTCTTCATTTTGTTTTGAAAAAGATGTTAGAAAAAGAGCTGATAGATGGAATAATAGGTACAACTCAAGATGAAACTGGTATAAGACCTAAATTATTTGTAAATTCTGATAATCTAGAATTATCTTATATTTCTTTTAATGGAGGACAAATTTCTCTCCTAAAGAAAGCCATTCAAAAGTATCAACTAAAAAAGATTGCTGTTGTTGCTCCATCTTGTATCTTGGATGGTCTTAATAAGACTCAATACTACGGTATTGGATGCAACTGGGTTAAAACAGCCATTGCCTTAAAAATTGGAATTCTTTGTTTAGGAGTAGCTACAGAAGAAAGTTTAAAGTATGAAGTACTTGACATTGCTCAAAAAAAGAGTAAAGTTAGAAGAAGTTATGTAGCAGAAGAGGGATTTATTCTAGAAACAGTTGAAGGTACAAAGATAAAGGTTGATATGGAAACACACCATCATTACGTTAATAGTGCATGTAAATACTGTCTCAACCTTTCAGCCCGAGGTTCAGATATAACTTACGTTCCTCTCGAAGATAAAAGAAGAGCCATCTTCATAATTAGAAGTGAAAGAGGGTGGCGAACTCTTTCTATAGTTCAAAAAGCTTTTTCTCAAAAACTCCAATTCAAATTTCTTAATTATAATGATGTTAAATATCTTGAGAATTTGCTTAGAAAGAAAGTAATCTTAAATATAGATAACATACTTGAAAGAGTAGATATGGGACTTCCAGTACCAAAATGGAATAATAATAGGTTTAGAAGATTCTATAGAATATGGAATAGTATTAGTGAAATTAACATAGAAGAGGAGGTATTCTAA
- a CDS encoding nickel-dependent hydrogenase large subunit has protein sequence MRKIIKLEGIPLTEGHSGLYLDVVNGIVKKGYYYALVPIRGFETLLLDKEAVIAPVITSRVCGLCQITHSIASARAVESAAGIDVPLEAELLREVLGLAVRIYNNLLHQIVISEDIFPKREERFAFIRKVQRIRKFTGEVLESIGGEIIHAPNIKVGGISEPLEDFVREKILASCQEVKPLLKQVFEEFKENIDKFWQKENLEEDFGKHDLPFFATDKFYGKSIDKSKIEFKYPQELFHTSLKREITNIFPYVDGKIVETGPRARKVLFDNYKPIGGVKELHILRALESVEAIERIEEILSSRSFEVEMWNRTFPTSDGEIPGVGVHEAPRGTNIHIVKLDKRGRIVYYKIIVPTEFNFMVISKALEGIPVSKVEIVVRAYDPCTVCAAH, from the coding sequence TTGAGAAAAATTATTAAGTTGGAAGGTATTCCTCTTACTGAAGGACATTCAGGTCTTTATCTTGATGTTGTAAATGGAATAGTTAAAAAGGGATATTACTATGCTCTTGTCCCAATTAGAGGTTTTGAAACCTTACTTTTAGATAAAGAAGCTGTTATTGCTCCTGTAATTACTTCAAGAGTTTGTGGGCTTTGTCAGATAACACATTCCATAGCTTCTGCAAGAGCTGTTGAATCTGCTGCTGGAATTGATGTTCCTTTGGAAGCAGAACTTCTTCGAGAAGTGTTAGGTCTTGCGGTAAGAATTTACAATAATCTTCTTCATCAAATAGTTATTTCTGAAGATATTTTTCCTAAGAGAGAAGAGAGATTTGCTTTTATACGGAAAGTTCAAAGAATTAGAAAATTTACAGGAGAAGTGCTTGAATCTATAGGAGGAGAAATCATTCATGCACCTAATATAAAAGTTGGAGGAATTTCTGAACCTTTAGAAGATTTTGTAAGGGAGAAAATTCTTGCATCTTGTCAGGAAGTTAAGCCACTTTTAAAGCAGGTTTTTGAGGAATTTAAGGAAAATATTGATAAATTTTGGCAAAAGGAAAATTTAGAAGAAGATTTTGGAAAACACGATTTACCGTTTTTTGCTACAGATAAGTTCTATGGAAAGTCAATAGATAAAAGTAAGATAGAATTTAAATATCCTCAAGAATTGTTTCACACATCTCTTAAAAGAGAAATTACCAATATTTTTCCATATGTTGATGGAAAAATAGTTGAAACAGGTCCAAGAGCTAGAAAAGTTCTTTTTGATAACTATAAACCTATTGGAGGAGTTAAAGAGCTCCACATTTTACGAGCATTAGAATCAGTAGAAGCAATAGAACGAATTGAAGAAATTCTTTCCAGTCGTTCATTTGAAGTAGAAATGTGGAACAGAACATTTCCTACCTCAGATGGAGAAATACCTGGAGTTGGAGTTCATGAGGCACCAAGAGGAACAAATATTCATATTGTCAAATTGGACAAAAGAGGAAGAATAGTATATTATAAGATTATAGTACCTACAGAGTTTAATTTTATGGTAATTTCAAAAGCTTTAGAAGGAATACCTGTATCTAAGGTTGAAATAGTAGTTAGAGCTTACGATCCATGTACGGTTTGTGCTGCGCACTAA
- the hypA gene encoding hydrogenase maturation nickel metallochaperone HypA, translating into MHETSIAIGFLQSLSELAEKENAKKITKVRVRIGKLSGIVIESFQFAFDTLKEEYEKLKSAELLIEELPVKYKCNDCEMEFETDSVYFPECPKCGSINLSLISGEELEVVDVEIEV; encoded by the coding sequence ATGCACGAAACATCTATTGCCATAGGATTTCTTCAATCCCTTTCAGAACTGGCAGAAAAGGAAAATGCCAAGAAAATAACAAAAGTTAGAGTTAGAATTGGAAAACTTTCTGGTATTGTTATTGAGTCATTTCAATTTGCTTTTGATACTTTGAAAGAAGAATATGAAAAACTAAAAAGTGCTGAGCTACTTATAGAAGAGCTACCAGTTAAATATAAGTGTAACGACTGTGAAATGGAATTTGAAACAGATTCAGTCTATTTTCCAGAGTGTCCCAAGTGTGGCTCTATAAATCTTTCTTTGATTAGTGGTGAAGAATTAGAAGTTGTGGACGTAGAGATAGAGGTCTAA